In Cydia fagiglandana chromosome 9, ilCydFagi1.1, whole genome shotgun sequence, a single window of DNA contains:
- the LOC134667162 gene encoding targeting protein for Xklp2-like, which yields MSKNYVTSYRGDTYFTPTGKLHIKDELVTPIEEDFGDHNNLDDSIKLEYGGMRKSMSMNDISSLTSDLIKLGYHEHADHRHRRVTGTGELSKTKFVSMAEAVYHYQRDTPNRFHSSRPQAFRPSVAPGPSELTIPQSPMLRCKARSRPLHVMSQKEKEEMEAEEIKKFKIKANPIPKSVIEGCRNLPEVPKKTPTVPEPFHLTEVNKKLAQSPVHVPVFKARPAPKHILEKPQVCPKQAIPVTIPVTPKFHYKPPPQTHNSAPKPPKPVEKPARLGPVLVEPFSFEKRDEEIKRRREEKIRKQLEEERKQACQFKAQPLPGAVKKRMQVTTVKCGSSSASSENKENRIKFEAKPPVVLYKEPFKPVLKPVQLVKPAPFQLTTEKRAVDRERFDKIMKNKEEEQERLRQQREKEIQEAEERANAELRAKLVHHPKPVPVVHNPFVPERSVAPLTVPETPKFVRRLKQH from the coding sequence ATGTCTAAAAATTACGTGACAAGTTATCGTGGTGATACATACTTTACGCCAACCGGCAAATTACACATAAAGGACGAGCTAGTTACTCCAATTGAGGAAGACTTCGGCGATCACAACAATTTGGATGATTCAATTAAACTCGAATATGGAGGAATGAGGAAATCTATGTCTATGAACGATATAAGTTCACTTACTTCGGACCTAATAAAACTAGGATATCATGAACATGCAGACCACAGGCACCGTAGAGTCACAGGAACAGGCGAGCTGTCAAAAACGAAATTTGTATCAATGGCTGAAGCAGTTTATCATTATCAGAGAGATACGCCAAATCGCTTCCATTCTAGTCGACCTCAAGCATTCCGTCCTAGTGTAGCTCCAGGGCCGTCAGAGCTCACTATTCCTCAGTCACCTATGTTGAGATGTAAGGCACGCTCCCGACCTCTTCACGTTATGtctcaaaaagaaaaagaagagaTGGAAGCAGAagaaatcaaaaagttcaagATTAAAGCTAATCCAATTCCGAAATCAGTGATTGAAGGGTGTAGAAATCTTCCTGAGGTGCCAAAGAAAACTCCAACGGTTCCTGAACCATTCCACTTGACCGAAGTGAATAAAAAATTAGCTCAATCACCTGTACATGTTCCTGTATTCAAAGCGCGTCCTGCACCCAAACACATACTTGAGAAACCACAGGTGTGTCCTAAGCAGGCTATTCctgtcaccatacctgtcactCCGAAGTTCCACTACAAACCACCTCCGCAGACACACAACTCTGCACCTAAACCACCCAAGCCAGTTGAAAAGCCAGCCCGTCTTGGACCCGTATTAGTAGAGCCATTTTCATTTGAGAAAAGAGATGAAGAAATCAAGCGCCGTCGCGAAGAGAAAATTAGAAAACAACTTGAAGAAGAGCGCAAACAAGCATGTCAATTTAAAGCACAACCGTTGCCAGGAGCTGTAAAGAAGCGAATGCAAGTCACTACAGTCAAATGTGGTTCGTCTTCAGCATCCTCGGAAAATAAAGAGAACCGCATCAAATTTGAAGCCAAACCTCCTGTTGTATTGTACAAAGAACCTTTCAAACCTGTACTAAAGCCAGTGCAACTTGTAAAACCTGCTCCGTTTCAGCTAACAACAGAAAAGAGAGCAGTGGACAGGGAGAGATTTGATAAGATTATGAAAAACAAGGAGGAGGAACAAGAGAGGCTTAGACAACAGAGAGAGAAGGAGATACAAGAGGCGGAGGAGCGAGCTAATGCTGAACTGAGGGCTAAATTGGTGCACCACCCAAAACCAGTTCCTGTTGTTCACAACCCATTTGTTCCGGAAAGATCTGTGGCTCCACTCACTGTGCCAGAAACTCCTAAATTTGTTAGGAGATTGAAGCAACATTAA